The DNA segment AGTCCTGAGGGCATGAAAGCATTTGCTAGCAGCATTGGAAATCGAGAGTTTTATAACAATGTACACTTATCAAAATATCTTACTATTGAATCGTCAAAAATCAAGGCAGTTGTTGGTGCGGGTCATTTTGTATGCACCTATCGAGCTGAGGTTTTTGTAGATCGCAATATGAATTTTTCTATATACAGCTTGGGTGGTGATAGTGAAGGTAGATTTTTAGATAAATCTGTGTTGCAGAAAGATCTCTGGAGATTATCTACCACGGACAATTATGCATTTCATATGGGAAATGTCTTTGAAGATTGGATGACAAGAACATTTAAAGAAATTTCATTAGAATCGCTGCATTTTGATGCTTTGGGTCTACTAAAAATTAAAAATCGTAAATTCACACCACTAACGAAAATCTTTGCAAAGTTATTCGCAAATAAAATATTTCGAAACATTTTCTTGAAGTATAAGGGTTTGACCGCGGAGCAAGCTACTATCTATTAAGCTATGAAAAAGTTTTTATATCACTATTATCTAAAAATAAAACGGCAAAATTATATTAACAGACAAAAAAAATCTGGCACTTCTATAGCAACTAATACAAGTGGTTATATGAATGTAATTTTTGAAGGTGAAAATGCCGTTCCTGAAGGATGTACGTTTTCGGGAAAAATTTTTCTTGGTCATCGAACCACTTTGGGGAAAAATAATTTACTTTCTGGAAACATTCATATCGGAAAATATTGTCAGCTTGGAATGAATGTGGCATTACATGGCACAAATCATCCAATATCTTTTTTAAGTACTTATATTAATTCAAGACTTTTCGATGGACTATCAGAACTGAAAAGCGAAAAACATATAAGTATAGGGAATGACGTGTGGATTGGTCATGCAGCTATAATTCTTGGTGGAATTAACATTGGCAATGGTTCTATAATTGCCGCCGGCAGTGTTGTAACGAAAGATGT comes from the Flavobacterium ardleyense genome and includes:
- a CDS encoding CatB-related O-acetyltransferase, with product MKKFLYHYYLKIKRQNYINRQKKSGTSIATNTSGYMNVIFEGENAVPEGCTFSGKIFLGHRTTLGKNNLLSGNIHIGKYCQLGMNVALHGTNHPISFLSTYINSRLFDGLSELKSEKHISIGNDVWIGHAAIILGGINIGNGSIIAAGSVVTKDVEPYSIVAGNPAKIIRKRFSENIISEIEQLKWWDKSDEELIKIKPLFFKDFSKIKSIYE